The Gammaproteobacteria bacterium genome has a segment encoding these proteins:
- a CDS encoding ATP-binding protein, with amino-acid sequence MLNETLTIGTTTISSELQGILRITGVGIWSFDGASGRFSLDDTCRDLFDFEPDQPLRPDAMRKCIHPEDLAGYSAAIRKAMEGNGEFAVEYRIVRRDGGVRFISGRGRVRPHLPGDPLVVNGVCIDVTERRTLEQKLHATELQLRTLADGFPGLFCYVDRDYIVRYVSDRYVEHLAVPRGKLIGKRIADLTGEAHFLERKARYDDALAGTCHSFEDARPMPGGGTRHYAMTYQPDRDIDGEVRGFMAIGLDISELRRIEQTLQQRTAELSRSNHDLEQFAYVASHDLKAPLRAIEVLVEWLREDLASHTGGEVQENLALLSQRTVRLNRLLDDLLAYSRAGRRSGEAAPVDTRQLTLDIAALLAPPPAMRVEADVSLPELVTWRAPLEQVLRNLINNAIKHHPTGAGLVRVCAESRGGNTVFAVEDDGAGIPAEFAEKVFQMFQTLKPRDEVEGSGMGLAIVKRLVELHGGRVWFHPGRNGRGTVFKFTWAGPRAGANQESHEHAARRHSAG; translated from the coding sequence ATGCTGAACGAGACCCTGACCATCGGCACCACCACCATCAGCTCGGAGCTGCAGGGCATCCTGCGCATCACGGGCGTCGGCATCTGGAGCTTCGACGGCGCGAGCGGTCGCTTCTCGCTCGACGATACCTGTCGCGATCTGTTCGATTTCGAGCCGGACCAGCCGCTGCGCCCGGACGCCATGCGCAAGTGCATCCACCCCGAAGACCTGGCCGGCTACTCGGCCGCCATCCGCAAGGCGATGGAAGGCAACGGCGAGTTCGCGGTCGAGTACCGCATCGTGCGTCGCGATGGCGGCGTGCGCTTCATCAGCGGCCGCGGCCGGGTGCGCCCGCACCTGCCGGGCGACCCGCTGGTCGTCAACGGCGTGTGCATCGACGTGACCGAGAGAAGGACGCTGGAGCAGAAGCTGCACGCCACCGAACTGCAGCTGCGCACGCTGGCGGACGGGTTCCCGGGCCTGTTCTGCTACGTGGACCGCGACTACATCGTGCGCTACGTGAGCGATCGCTATGTCGAGCATCTCGCGGTACCGCGCGGGAAGCTGATCGGCAAGCGGATCGCGGACCTCACCGGGGAGGCGCACTTTCTCGAGCGCAAGGCGCGCTACGACGACGCACTCGCCGGCACCTGCCACAGCTTCGAGGATGCGCGGCCAATGCCGGGCGGCGGCACGCGGCATTACGCGATGACCTACCAGCCGGACCGCGACATCGACGGCGAGGTACGCGGCTTCATGGCGATCGGGCTCGACATCTCGGAACTGCGCCGCATCGAGCAGACGTTGCAGCAGCGCACCGCCGAGCTGTCACGCTCGAACCACGATCTCGAGCAGTTTGCCTACGTCGCCTCGCACGACCTCAAGGCGCCGCTGCGCGCGATCGAGGTGCTGGTCGAATGGCTGCGCGAGGATCTCGCGAGCCACACCGGCGGCGAGGTGCAGGAGAACCTCGCGCTGCTCTCGCAGCGCACGGTGCGGCTCAACCGCCTGCTCGACGACCTGCTCGCCTACTCGCGCGCCGGGCGCAGGAGCGGCGAGGCGGCGCCGGTCGACACGCGACAGCTCACGCTCGACATCGCGGCGCTGCTCGCGCCGCCGCCCGCGATGCGGGTCGAGGCGGATGTGAGCCTGCCCGAGCTGGTCACCTGGCGCGCACCGCTCGAACAGGTGCTGCGCAACCTCATCAACAACGCCATCAAGCACCACCCGACCGGCGCGGGCCTCGTGCGCGTGTGCGCCGAGAGTCGCGGCGGAAACACCGTGTTCGCGGTGGAGGACGACGGTGCGGGAATCCCGGCGGAGTTCGCCGAGAAGGTTTTTCAGATGTTCCAGACGCTGAAACCGCGCGACGAGGTCGAGGGCAGTGGCATGGGACTCGCCATCGTCAAGCGCCTGGTCGAACTGCACGGCGGGCGGGTATGGTTCCACCCCGGCCGCAACGGCCGCGGCACGGTCTTCAAGTTCACATGGGCTGGGCCGCGCGCCGGCGCGAACCAGGAATCGCATGAACACGCCGCGCGCCGACATTCTGCTGGCTGA
- a CDS encoding oxidative damage protection protein, with product MPRKVHCILLGTEADGLDYVPYPGALGKRIFENVSKQGWQKWLGHQTMLINEYRLTPIEPKARQFLEAEMEKFFFGGGSEAPPDYKPT from the coding sequence ATGCCCCGAAAAGTTCATTGCATCCTTCTCGGCACCGAAGCCGACGGCCTCGATTACGTTCCCTACCCGGGTGCGCTCGGCAAGCGCATCTTCGAGAACGTCAGCAAGCAGGGCTGGCAGAAATGGCTCGGCCACCAGACCATGCTTATTAATGAGTACCGCCTCACCCCCATCGAGCCCAAGGCGCGGCAGTTTCTCGAAGCCGAGATGGAGAAGTTCTTCTTCGGCGGCGGCTCCGAGGCGCCGCCGGATTACAAGCCGACATGA
- a CDS encoding AsmA family protein, producing the protein MKILLRVLLGIVGAVVLLALLLAFAVTLLVDPENYRPIIAEQVQRATGRTLTLEGELGLNLFPCCAITVERAALGNPPGFPEGEFARVASAALSLKLWPLITRREVEIGTVRLDGLNADLLVRADGAANWEFGSTEQSAAASAGGASGATRLAVAGLAIRNGRVSYRDEQEQSKYLAEDLELSTGELMAGAPFDLSLTTKLTDETDGTTGRLAVNAAARIDPAFTTLTLAKPRIDVEASGAAIPAKNLRAVLGAAELAIEAKEDTVLQFRSLEGEFTLPGLHALAGDAEGSFIAGDARVSVGKSTELMLPKLDVTTTISGKGIPGDTISASVKAGAVALDVDKLWGSVAALSADVNGLGAKLALTANGRIAGNGAALKGTMKLDPLSPRSVLAVLQQPVPPTADSSVLTRFAGSADWALGKDSLELGKLDLQLDQTRITGRLALDGFAKPLTRFDVTLDALDLDRYLAPEAAAEAGGGASGGGAAPSPVEDDIPVETLRDLRLDGRVAVGQLVVSKMKLADVSATVRADAGRLRLDPLAAQVFGGQFRGSVSVDATGPTAKLTLDQQLTDLQVAPALQELFDTGKLTGALSGRINASGTGNSTEALLQTLAGSIAVNVADGAWLGTDLWYEIRRARAMIRGDAPPAAPAKPQTGFNAMELAGTLSDGQLRAERLLAEIPFIRLSGSGALGLVDPTMDFKLLAQVFETPTFEDGSSIKDLKGVTIPLTLKGATDKPKVSVDLKNLVIPAATQKLKDRLLEKLGEKPAPAEGAAPAEGEATGEPAAPAEQPPKEEKPRDILKRGLRDLLKQTP; encoded by the coding sequence ATGAAAATCCTCCTGCGTGTTCTCCTCGGCATCGTCGGCGCGGTGGTGCTGCTGGCGCTCCTGCTTGCGTTTGCGGTCACGCTGCTCGTCGATCCGGAAAACTACCGGCCGATCATCGCCGAGCAGGTGCAACGGGCGACCGGGCGCACGCTGACACTCGAGGGCGAGCTCGGGCTCAATCTCTTCCCCTGTTGCGCGATCACGGTCGAGCGCGCTGCGCTCGGCAATCCGCCGGGCTTCCCGGAGGGCGAGTTCGCGCGCGTGGCATCCGCTGCACTCAGCCTGAAGCTCTGGCCGCTGATCACGCGCCGGGAAGTGGAGATCGGCACGGTACGCCTCGATGGGCTGAACGCCGACCTGCTGGTGCGCGCCGATGGCGCGGCCAACTGGGAGTTCGGCAGCACGGAGCAGAGCGCGGCTGCCTCGGCCGGCGGTGCATCCGGCGCAACGCGGCTGGCGGTGGCGGGCCTCGCGATCCGCAACGGGCGCGTGAGCTACCGCGACGAGCAGGAGCAGTCGAAGTATCTCGCGGAAGACCTCGAGCTGAGCACCGGGGAGCTGATGGCCGGCGCACCCTTCGACCTGTCGCTCACGACGAAGCTCACCGATGAAACCGACGGCACGACCGGCCGGCTCGCGGTCAACGCTGCGGCGAGGATCGATCCGGCGTTCACCACGCTGACGCTCGCGAAGCCGCGCATCGACGTCGAGGCGTCGGGCGCGGCCATTCCGGCGAAGAATCTCCGGGCGGTGCTCGGCGCAGCCGAGCTCGCGATCGAGGCGAAGGAAGACACGGTGCTGCAGTTCCGCAGCCTCGAGGGCGAGTTCACGCTGCCGGGGCTCCATGCGCTCGCCGGCGACGCGGAGGGCAGCTTCATCGCCGGCGATGCGCGGGTCTCGGTGGGCAAGAGCACCGAGCTCATGCTGCCGAAGCTCGACGTCACGACGACGATCAGCGGCAAGGGCATCCCGGGCGACACCATCAGCGCCAGCGTGAAGGCTGGCGCCGTGGCGCTCGACGTGGACAAACTGTGGGGCAGCGTCGCGGCGCTGAGCGCAGATGTGAACGGGCTCGGCGCGAAGCTCGCGTTGACGGCGAACGGCCGCATCGCCGGCAACGGTGCGGCGCTGAAGGGCACGATGAAGCTCGACCCGCTCTCGCCGCGCAGCGTACTGGCGGTGCTGCAGCAGCCGGTCCCGCCGACCGCGGATTCGTCGGTGCTCACCCGCTTCGCCGGCAGCGCCGACTGGGCGCTCGGCAAGGATTCGCTCGAGCTCGGCAAGCTCGACCTCCAGCTCGACCAGACCCGCATCACCGGTCGGCTCGCGCTCGACGGCTTCGCGAAGCCACTCACCCGCTTCGACGTGACGCTCGATGCGCTCGACCTCGACCGCTACCTCGCGCCGGAAGCTGCCGCCGAGGCGGGCGGCGGCGCGAGTGGTGGCGGCGCTGCGCCGTCACCCGTGGAGGACGACATCCCGGTGGAGACGCTCCGCGACCTGCGTCTCGACGGGCGCGTGGCGGTGGGGCAACTCGTCGTCTCGAAGATGAAGCTCGCCGACGTCAGCGCCACCGTGCGCGCCGACGCCGGGCGGCTGCGGCTCGACCCGCTCGCGGCGCAGGTCTTCGGCGGGCAGTTCCGCGGTTCCGTCAGCGTGGATGCGACCGGCCCGACTGCGAAGCTCACCCTGGATCAGCAGTTGACCGACCTGCAGGTCGCACCCGCGCTGCAGGAACTCTTCGACACCGGCAAGCTGACCGGTGCGCTGAGCGGCCGCATCAACGCGAGTGGCACCGGCAATAGCACGGAGGCGCTGCTGCAAACGCTCGCCGGCAGCATCGCGGTCAACGTCGCCGACGGCGCGTGGCTCGGCACCGATCTCTGGTACGAGATCCGGCGGGCGCGCGCGATGATCCGGGGCGACGCGCCGCCGGCGGCGCCGGCCAAACCGCAGACGGGCTTCAACGCGATGGAACTCGCCGGGACGCTCAGCGACGGGCAACTGCGCGCCGAGCGGCTGCTCGCCGAGATCCCGTTCATCCGCCTCAGCGGCAGCGGCGCGCTCGGGCTCGTGGACCCGACGATGGACTTCAAGCTCCTGGCGCAGGTGTTCGAGACGCCGACCTTCGAGGACGGCAGCAGCATCAAGGATCTTAAAGGCGTCACCATTCCGCTCACGCTCAAGGGCGCCACCGACAAGCCGAAGGTCAGCGTGGATCTCAAGAATCTCGTCATCCCCGCGGCCACGCAGAAGCTGAAGGACCGGCTGCTCGAGAAGCTTGGCGAAAAGCCCGCGCCAGCCGAAGGCGCAGCGCCCGCCGAGGGCGAAGCGACCGGCGAGCCGGCCGCGCCCGCGGAGCAGCCGCCGAAGGAAGAAAAGCCGCGCGACATCCTCAAGCGCGGCCTGCGCGATCTGCTCAAGCAGACACCGTGA
- a CDS encoding IS481 family transposase — MPWRECCKMDERLRFVARLLEGEKMAVLCREFDISRKTGYKIFARYKDCGLEGLTDRSRQPYRQGCRLPFQIETLILQFKREHPSWGAPKIREKIRRKHSDIQLPAISTVHAVLDRHGLVNRPRRRRYKAEGTVLSHPLRPNELWCADYKGEFMLADRRYCYPLTITDAASRYLIGCEALGSTQGRFAFTVFERVFRDFGLPQAIRTDNGVPFASTNSLFGLSRLSVWWLRLGIRIERIRPGNPQQNGRHERMHLTLKKEATKPAGKNLLQQQERFDRFLNEFNHERPHQAIDMKYPAELYLRSPRPYKGLGDLEYSFHDRTITVTRCGRICIGRRKINLSTVFAGQNVGIKEVSSNIWLVSFMQYDLGFFDHETERITSAENPFGAKVLPMCPE; from the coding sequence ATGCCATGGCGGGAGTGTTGCAAGATGGACGAACGACTGCGGTTCGTGGCTCGGCTGCTGGAAGGCGAGAAGATGGCAGTCCTTTGCCGTGAGTTCGATATCTCGCGCAAGACCGGTTACAAGATCTTCGCCCGCTACAAGGACTGCGGCCTGGAGGGACTCACCGATCGCAGCCGCCAGCCCTATCGGCAGGGCTGCCGACTGCCCTTCCAGATCGAGACCCTGATCCTGCAGTTCAAGCGCGAACATCCCAGCTGGGGTGCGCCCAAGATCCGCGAGAAGATCCGCCGCAAGCACAGCGATATTCAGCTGCCGGCCATCAGCACGGTGCACGCGGTGCTCGACCGCCATGGCCTGGTCAATCGGCCCCGCCGCCGGCGCTACAAGGCCGAAGGCACCGTGCTTTCCCATCCCCTGCGGCCCAATGAGCTGTGGTGTGCCGACTACAAGGGCGAGTTCATGCTCGCCGATCGCCGCTACTGTTATCCGCTCACGATCACCGATGCCGCCAGCCGTTATCTCATCGGTTGCGAGGCGCTCGGCAGTACCCAGGGACGGTTCGCCTTCACGGTCTTTGAGCGGGTTTTCCGCGATTTCGGCCTGCCCCAGGCCATCCGCACCGACAACGGCGTGCCCTTTGCCAGTACCAACTCGCTCTTTGGCCTGTCCCGGCTCTCTGTGTGGTGGCTGCGCCTGGGCATCCGCATCGAGCGCATCCGCCCCGGCAACCCCCAGCAGAACGGCCGCCACGAGCGCATGCATCTCACCCTGAAGAAGGAAGCCACCAAGCCGGCCGGCAAGAACCTGCTCCAGCAGCAGGAGCGGTTTGATCGCTTCCTCAACGAGTTCAACCATGAGCGCCCGCATCAGGCCATCGACATGAAGTATCCGGCCGAGCTCTACCTGCGCTCACCTCGCCCGTACAAAGGCCTGGGCGACCTCGAATACTCCTTCCACGATCGCACCATCACCGTCACGCGCTGCGGACGCATCTGCATCGGGCGGCGCAAAATCAATCTCAGCACCGTGTTCGCCGGCCAGAATGTCGGCATCAAGGAAGTCTCCAGCAACATCTGGCTGGTGAGCTTCATGCAATACGACTTAGGGTTCTTCGATCACGAGACCGAGCGCATCACCAGCGCCGAAAATCCTTTCGGTGCTAAAGTGTTACCTATGTGCCCGGAATAA
- the mutY gene encoding A/G-specific adenine glycosylase encodes MARPRAQPPEGAVPTPAVAAPLLQWWDRHGRRDLPWQKNPTAYRVWVSEIMLQQTQVATVERYYEPFIASFPDVVALADACADEVLHAWSGLGYYSRARHLHRAARCVRDEHGGVVPATFAALAALPGIGRSTAGAILALATGQRYPILDGNVKRVLARLYRVEGSLASAPVLRRLWELADANTPAARAGAYTQAIMDLGATLCTRRNPACRRCPLAESCEARHAGVAEQLPAAKPRRARAQRATVVMLVRTGGTQVLLEKRPDDGIWGGLWGLPEVAALDEVRGWCSQRFGQAPQRLHVRPVLRHAFTHFDLDMTPVEVELAAAPAACALDGDRQLWYNVGQPAKVGLPAPVTKLIAAVGRDWRRSYKSRSRASRDPASAPRRNAGM; translated from the coding sequence ATGGCACGCCCACGCGCACAGCCACCAGAAGGAGCCGTACCGACTCCGGCCGTTGCCGCGCCGCTTCTCCAGTGGTGGGATCGCCACGGCCGCCGCGACCTGCCCTGGCAGAAAAACCCCACGGCGTACCGCGTGTGGGTCTCCGAGATCATGCTGCAGCAAACACAGGTCGCGACCGTCGAGCGCTACTACGAGCCCTTCATCGCGAGCTTTCCCGATGTGGTGGCGCTGGCGGATGCGTGCGCCGACGAAGTGCTCCACGCCTGGTCGGGGCTTGGCTACTACAGCCGCGCGCGCCACCTGCACCGCGCGGCGCGCTGCGTGCGCGACGAACACGGCGGCGTCGTGCCGGCCACGTTTGCGGCGCTCGCCGCCCTGCCCGGCATCGGCCGCTCCACCGCCGGCGCCATCCTCGCGCTCGCCACCGGCCAGCGCTATCCGATCCTGGACGGTAACGTGAAGCGCGTGCTCGCGCGGCTGTATCGGGTTGAAGGCTCGCTCGCGTCGGCGCCGGTGCTGCGCCGGCTGTGGGAACTCGCCGACGCGAACACGCCCGCCGCGCGGGCCGGTGCCTACACGCAGGCGATCATGGATCTCGGCGCCACGCTCTGCACGCGCCGCAATCCCGCCTGCAGGCGTTGCCCGCTTGCGGAGTCCTGCGAAGCGCGGCACGCGGGCGTGGCCGAGCAGCTGCCGGCCGCGAAACCGCGACGCGCGCGGGCGCAGCGCGCGACCGTCGTCATGCTGGTGCGCACCGGCGGCACGCAGGTATTGCTCGAGAAACGCCCTGACGACGGCATCTGGGGCGGGCTCTGGGGGCTGCCGGAGGTCGCCGCGCTCGACGAGGTGCGCGGCTGGTGCTCGCAGCGCTTCGGCCAGGCGCCGCAGCGGCTGCACGTGCGGCCCGTCCTGCGCCACGCGTTCACGCACTTCGACCTCGATATGACACCGGTCGAAGTCGAGCTCGCGGCCGCGCCTGCCGCATGCGCTTTGGATGGCGACCGCCAGCTCTGGTATAACGTCGGGCAGCCTGCGAAGGTGGGTCTCCCAGCGCCGGTCACGAAGTTGATTGCGGCGGTGGGTCGCGACTGGCGTCGCTCCTACAAGAGCAGGAGCCGCGCAAGCCGCGATCCCGCATCCGCGCCACGCCGGAACGCAGGGATGTAG
- a CDS encoding EAL domain-containing protein: MKLLLVEDNPDDAAFLGASLRRQQATDVALVHVSSLAEAAARLAAESFDVVLLDLNLPDAHGLACVDAIQAVNERLPIVVLSGQDNEEFAVSILNRGVQDYLVKWEGQGRTILRSIRYAIERKRSEIRLNHLAQFDPLTEIGNRQYFHDQLQRATSRARREGGRVALFFLDVDQFKVVNDTLGHHAGDQLLQEVAQRLSSQVRSGDIMARLGGDEFAILMEGVGNVVDAAAVAQQLLEVVGAPFAIDGHQINVTTSIGITFYPTDNSDPARLIKNADIAMYQAKDSGRNNFKFFTERMHTELVEYHELERDIAAAMRAQQFRLAFQPKVNLINRRLQGLEALLRWTCPKRGEVSPSRFIPVAETSGHIVPLGYWVLDSVCEALRRWQSEGLPLVPVSVNVSTRQFQQADFHKRVAQSLARHHIDPRLIELEMTEGLLMEDTEAAHRALRQLKDLGVRISIDDFGTGHSCLSYLRRFPIDVLKIDRSFVHEVGESEDSRIIIDAIISLARSLKLDTVAEGVETNAQLDFLLERGCHVAQGYLFGVPMSVSDVEPLLGELRDDTGLTCSLPLPAAVGERG; encoded by the coding sequence ATGAAGCTGTTGCTGGTCGAGGACAATCCGGACGACGCCGCGTTCCTCGGTGCCTCGCTGCGGCGGCAGCAGGCGACCGATGTCGCCCTCGTGCACGTCAGTTCACTCGCGGAAGCGGCCGCCCGGCTCGCCGCCGAGAGCTTCGACGTAGTGCTGCTCGACCTCAACCTGCCCGACGCGCACGGGCTCGCCTGCGTGGACGCGATCCAGGCGGTGAACGAGCGGCTGCCAATCGTCGTGCTCTCCGGCCAGGACAACGAGGAGTTCGCGGTGAGCATCCTCAACCGCGGCGTGCAGGATTACCTCGTGAAGTGGGAGGGCCAGGGACGCACCATCCTGCGCTCGATCCGCTACGCGATCGAGCGCAAGCGCTCCGAGATCCGCCTCAACCACCTCGCGCAGTTCGACCCGCTGACCGAGATCGGCAACCGGCAGTATTTCCACGACCAGCTCCAGCGCGCGACCTCACGGGCACGGCGCGAAGGCGGGCGCGTGGCGCTGTTCTTCCTCGACGTGGACCAGTTCAAGGTGGTGAACGACACCCTCGGCCACCACGCCGGCGACCAGCTCCTGCAGGAGGTCGCGCAGCGGCTCTCCAGCCAGGTGCGCTCCGGCGACATCATGGCGCGGCTCGGCGGCGACGAGTTCGCGATCCTGATGGAGGGCGTCGGCAACGTGGTCGATGCCGCGGCCGTCGCCCAGCAACTGCTCGAGGTGGTCGGCGCGCCGTTCGCCATAGACGGGCATCAGATCAACGTCACGACCAGCATCGGCATCACGTTCTACCCGACCGACAACAGCGACCCCGCGCGGTTGATCAAGAACGCCGACATCGCCATGTACCAGGCGAAGGACTCCGGCCGCAACAACTTCAAGTTCTTCACCGAGCGCATGCACACCGAGCTGGTGGAGTACCACGAGCTCGAGCGTGACATCGCCGCGGCCATGCGCGCCCAGCAGTTCCGCCTCGCCTTCCAGCCGAAGGTGAACCTCATCAACCGCCGCCTGCAGGGCCTCGAGGCGCTGCTGCGCTGGACCTGCCCGAAGCGCGGCGAGGTCAGCCCCTCCAGGTTCATTCCCGTCGCCGAGACCAGCGGGCACATCGTGCCGCTCGGTTACTGGGTGCTCGACAGCGTCTGCGAGGCGCTGCGTCGCTGGCAGAGCGAGGGGCTGCCGCTGGTGCCCGTATCCGTCAACGTCTCCACCCGGCAGTTCCAGCAGGCGGATTTCCACAAGCGGGTCGCGCAGAGTCTCGCGCGCCACCACATCGATCCGCGGCTCATCGAGCTCGAGATGACCGAGGGCCTGTTGATGGAAGACACCGAAGCCGCCCATCGCGCGCTGCGCCAGCTGAAGGATCTCGGCGTGCGCATCTCCATCGACGACTTCGGCACGGGCCACTCCTGCCTGAGCTACCTGCGCCGCTTCCCGATCGACGTGCTGAAGATCGACCGTTCGTTCGTGCACGAGGTCGGCGAGAGCGAGGACAGCCGCATCATCATCGACGCGATCATCTCGCTCGCGCGCAGCCTCAAGCTCGACACGGTGGCCGAGGGCGTCGAGACCAACGCCCAGCTCGACTTCCTGCTGGAGCGCGGCTGCCACGTCGCCCAGGGTTACCTCTTCGGCGTACCGATGTCGGTGAGCGACGTCGAGCCGCTGCTGGGCGAGCTGCGCGATGACACCGGGCTCACCTGCTCCCTGCCGCTGCCGGCCGCAGTGGGCGAACGAGGCTGA
- a CDS encoding response regulator, with the protein MNTPRADILLADDDRVDTKAFLRALAKIDIERQVTVARDGQEAWELLTGAAPLRPALIVLDINMPRLSGLELLRRIRGEHALRETPVFVLTTSDDEGDRLDALELNVAGYIVKADLAAGLRRALTIAG; encoded by the coding sequence ATGAACACGCCGCGCGCCGACATTCTGCTGGCTGACGACGACCGCGTCGACACCAAGGCCTTCCTGCGCGCGCTCGCGAAGATCGACATCGAACGGCAGGTCACCGTGGCCCGCGACGGCCAGGAAGCCTGGGAGTTGCTGACCGGCGCGGCACCGCTGCGCCCGGCGCTGATCGTCCTCGACATCAACATGCCGCGGCTGAGCGGCCTGGAACTGCTGCGGCGGATCCGCGGGGAGCACGCGCTGCGTGAGACCCCGGTGTTCGTCCTGACCACCTCCGACGACGAGGGCGACCGACTCGATGCGCTCGAACTGAACGTCGCCGGTTACATCGTCAAGGCCGATCTCGCCGCGGGACTCAGGCGCGCGCTGACCATCGCGGGTTGA
- a CDS encoding Fic family protein, which translates to MKPIPPAPTLDEVPHRGLQKRMAAIIEARHRLGVAGGRYLHWDQLRHRSPPTGFTVEEWWLGIKLFRFALLRDLSLEDAAGKPFRFAAVDQVQRMLHQIDQRDAGRIAFPDVLTNPETRDRYIVSSLIEEAITSSQMEGASTTRKVAAAMLRAGRPPADSSEQMILNNYEAIQFVRSIKDRPLTPDDVLELHRITTADTLDDPTAAGRLQQPGDERVAVIDRGTHTVLFNPPPADQLPARLVRMCRFANGEIPAGQFLHPVVRAVMLHFWLAYDHPFEDGNGRTARALFYWAMLRAGYWLFEYVSISSILKKAFAQYGRSYLYSESDENDATYFLIHQLEVMLRAIDNLDEYLQRKIAQIRAVETRLKNVSRFNHRQLALLGHALRHPGTEYTIKSHQRSHNVAYATARSDLLALSTAKLVIERRIGAKTMTFIAPEDLELRLAAQGQGRVRRQVPT; encoded by the coding sequence GTGAAGCCCATACCGCCAGCCCCCACTCTCGACGAGGTACCGCACCGGGGCCTGCAAAAGCGCATGGCGGCGATCATCGAAGCGCGGCATCGCCTGGGCGTCGCAGGTGGACGATACCTTCACTGGGACCAGCTGCGGCACCGCAGCCCGCCAACGGGCTTCACCGTGGAGGAGTGGTGGTTGGGCATCAAGCTCTTCCGCTTTGCCTTGCTCCGCGACCTGTCATTGGAAGATGCGGCGGGCAAGCCGTTCCGCTTTGCGGCCGTGGACCAGGTGCAGCGCATGCTCCACCAGATCGACCAGCGAGACGCTGGGCGCATAGCCTTCCCCGACGTGCTGACCAACCCGGAAACGAGGGATCGCTACATCGTCAGCTCCCTGATCGAGGAAGCCATTACTTCGAGCCAGATGGAAGGGGCCTCGACCACCCGGAAGGTCGCCGCCGCCATGCTGCGGGCGGGACGGCCGCCAGCCGACTCCAGCGAGCAGATGATCCTGAACAACTACGAGGCCATCCAGTTCGTACGTTCCATCAAGGATCGGCCGCTCACCCCCGACGACGTCCTCGAGCTGCACAGAATCACGACGGCCGACACGCTCGACGACCCCACCGCAGCAGGCAGGCTGCAGCAACCGGGAGACGAGCGGGTCGCGGTTATTGATCGCGGCACTCACACGGTGCTCTTCAATCCTCCGCCCGCGGACCAACTGCCGGCGCGGCTGGTCAGGATGTGCCGCTTCGCCAATGGGGAGATTCCGGCCGGCCAGTTCCTTCACCCCGTCGTCCGGGCCGTGATGCTGCATTTCTGGCTGGCCTACGATCATCCCTTCGAGGATGGCAATGGCCGGACCGCTCGGGCTCTCTTCTACTGGGCGATGCTGCGCGCGGGTTACTGGCTGTTCGAGTACGTCTCGATCTCGTCGATCCTCAAGAAGGCCTTTGCTCAATACGGCAGGTCCTACTTGTATTCGGAGTCCGACGAGAACGACGCGACCTATTTCCTGATTCATCAGCTCGAAGTCATGCTCCGGGCCATCGACAACCTGGACGAGTATCTGCAACGGAAGATCGCCCAGATCCGCGCCGTCGAGACCCGCCTGAAGAACGTCTCCCGATTCAATCACCGCCAGCTCGCTCTCTTGGGCCACGCCCTGCGGCACCCGGGAACCGAGTACACCATCAAGTCGCACCAGCGCAGCCATAACGTGGCGTACGCCACCGCTCGCTCTGACCTTCTGGCCCTGAGCACGGCAAAACTGGTGATCGAACGCCGAATTGGTGCCAAGACCATGACCTTCATCGCGCCCGAGGATCTTGAGCTACGCCTGGCGGCGCAGGGTCAGGGGCGGGTTCGCAGGCAGGTACCCACATGA